TCACTTTCAAGACATTGAACCTCACCGTTTTTGACAGCGGCCTATAACAAGGTTCGTCACAGTAGTCAGGCGAAAGAACTGTGCAAGTATAGAAAGCTCGAGGAAGTGAAAGCGAAAAGTCTTGGAATTAACCTGCACTGGCCGATAATAACATGGTCACCCTCCTTCACACGAAAGCATGGAGAAATGTGCGCCGGAATGTTGGAATGCCTCTTTTCATATCTGAAATCAGTTCACTGATCAGTATTATCACAGGAGGTCAGATGAATAAAAGATATAATCACTTGCGTAGTCTCTGACCTTTGGTACTTCTTGACAAAGTGAAGGTAGTTTCGGCGGACAATGATGGTCCTCATCATCTTAGCACTGTGGCAAGTGCCAGCAAGAATACGACCCCTGATGGATACATTGCCAG
This genomic interval from Rhodamnia argentea isolate NSW1041297 chromosome 4, ASM2092103v1, whole genome shotgun sequence contains the following:
- the LOC115753755 gene encoding 40S ribosomal protein S11-like, whose amino-acid sequence is MDAQTEKAFLKQPKVFLCSKKSGKGKRPGKGGNRYFKSVGLGFKTPREATEGTYIDKKCPFTGNVSIRGRILAGTCHSAKMMRTIIVRRNYLHFVKKYQRYEKRHSNIPAHISPCFRVKEGDHVIIGQCRPLSKTVRFNVLKVIPAGSSGGGGKKAFAGM